The proteins below are encoded in one region of Candidatus Binatia bacterium:
- a CDS encoding HPF/RaiA family ribosome-associated protein: MEIDLKAQHSEVHPRWRSIVDRRAEKLKEFCADILRLHVTLVHSTHHVRGDEEVRLTAAVPNDTLRVTKSKASMGDAIHAAFAALERELQEYSQRRKGE; the protein is encoded by the coding sequence ATGGAAATCGACCTGAAAGCTCAGCACAGCGAGGTGCATCCGCGCTGGCGGTCGATCGTGGACCGGCGGGCGGAAAAGCTGAAGGAGTTCTGCGCAGACATTCTGCGGCTGCACGTAACTCTCGTGCACAGCACGCACCATGTCCGCGGCGACGAGGAAGTACGGCTCACAGCCGCGGTACCGAACGACACGTTACGAGTCACCAAATCGAAGGCCAGCATGGGCGATGCAATCCACGCGGCGTTTGCGGCACTCGAACGCGAGTTGCAGGAATACTCGCAGCGGCGCAAGGGTGAGTAG